The DNA region AATATCATGTTTTGTACATGACTGTTTTTTGTGTATCTAGGGTTTGGCATGGTCAAAATAGACCTGAGGACCAAGTCTTGCAGTGGAGTGGTGAGTACTGCAGGTGACGTAATTCCCTGGGGGAATCCTCTTGAAACATCCTGCTTGGCCAGTGTCTCCTTCCCTGTAGCCTGTGCTGCTCTCACTTTTCAAGGCGCTCTCGGACTCTGCCAGCTAAACCCTTAGAAAATCAAGTTGCATTTTTAGGGTGACCCTCTGTGGCTGTCATAAAAAAGCACTCTGCTTCTTACTGTCACAAGATATAAAATGGTTTTTGACCAAAACAATTTCATAATTACGTATATGAACACTAAAAACTTTCTTTTGTGTAATGTTTTCATGTATATTttactgtgtttttgtttttacaaaacaaaaaaaaaatcaccacttttctcctgtgttttcaTGACCAGTTGAGGTATAATATAAACATAGAAGGCGTTTTTTGTAGACACACTCAGAGTCTGCTCTACTGGAAGTTAAGATTGCGCGGTAAAGGATGTATTAATGTATTCCAAAGCACCATTCATGGCCTTGACTTAATCTCAGCAAAAGAttgatgcttttattttctgatttgtcCTCATTCCCTCGTCTCTTGCTGGTATTTACCTGTTCACACTGGTGCGGATTTTATTTTTGGATGTAATAGTTAATTAGGATGGAGGCTTTATGGAATTCCTGTAATGCTTTGTAATCTACTTTGCATGATCTTGGTTTGCTGTTGTCATTCTTTCCTGGGTTTCCCCTGTGTGCACTTACCTTTTCAGGGGAGTGCTTTGTGTGTATGAGGGGGTGTGTTAAAGTGGAGCAGTCATGCTCGCTCCGAGCAGATTTCCAAATTTGTGCAAGTTAAGTTTGTGTTGTACAGATCAACCAAGCTCTTCTCTCCCTTTCATGCTGCTGTGGTGGTGCTCATTCAGATGGTAAGGACACCAGCTCGTTTCTGTGCTCGCTTTGTGGCTGCCTTTGGTTCCCGAGACTGATTTAGGATGTTTCACCCACCATCCCACATTAGACTGGATCTTGGCATCTGTACCATACACTGTCTGCTTAACCATagtgtttgttttgttgcttaCCAGCCTCTACTGTAGATGTGGTATGCATGTTGTAAATGCATTTTGCATTTGTTTGACCCAAGTCTGAAATTAGACAAAAACTGAAGCCATTATGAGCCTGCAGCCTGGAACAGTTATAGCCTTCTTTTGGTAATTGTACCTAGTATTTTAGATTCTTGGCTGGGCTTTCAACTAAGAAATGGTGATGCCAAGGAAGAAATTCAGACCACTCCTTTACCTTGATGTTGTGCATAAAGCTTCCCTAATGCCAGAACTAAGGCTTACATGTGCTATGCTTGTCAAGTTTGTGATACATAAATGTGAAAAAGGAAGCCCTGGTAAGTCAGATctactgaaaaaaagaaaggtcACAAAGAACTGTGTGAACTGTTAAACATGACTAACAGTCTGCCACGGCCTTGCCCTCCATGTGCAGCATGATACTCACTTTGCAAACTTCCTGTGAGGTGTTGATAAGCAGTTCCTTCAGGCCTGTGGAACTAGGGTTGGGGTGCAGGCTGGATGCCTGGCATAGGCTCTGGGGCCGATCTGGCTGGGGTGGCAGTGCTTCCTTCTGTTGGCAGCACTTCAGAAATGCTCCTTccaagctgggccagtcagaATGATTGTCAGTGACAGGCGTTGGTTGCTCCCACCTGGAAGGAGGCCTGTTGGCAATTGCTTTTTATCGTGTGACTGAAAGGGCACTTGACTCACAGGAGGATGTGTTTTAAAACATGCACGATAGCCATTTAGCAGTAGCTACTTAAAAAGGTATTCAAGATGGAGAAGGGGGAAGAGGGATTAATTGTAGCATTCTGTTTTATTGTGAAAAAATGGATAGACACAttcacatattaaaatatttatgctGAAAGTTTTGCATATAGTTTGGGCTATTAAAACAGTAGCTTATGTAAACTAAATATACAATTAGGTATTTATTAGATGTATTTTACCACAGTGATAAAGGATTTGTAATAAATGAAACGTTGCCCGTGTTAAAAGGGGGATGATAACGTTTaggtatttttaaagacatttagagTAACTAGTCATTTTAAAGGCGTTATGGAGAAGAAATCATCTTTTTTAGGTCCTAGAAATAAAAGGTTTTAATGttccatatttttttctaaaagcagtACTTAGTGGCATTTATTTTCCTAGCGGTATTTCTCTTTGGAGGAGAGAATTCCAGGTTCATGTTTAGTAAGAGTCAGTGGGGAGACCCGAGACAGGTTAGGAGTGGAGAGGCGGAGCAGTGAGTTGCTGGCCAGTAAGAATTCTAAGAAGTGGCCTGTGCTGCTGCCCGGTATGTGGGATGCACTTTGTTAAGTGAGCATGCGCTAGTTAACCACTCATGGTAAAGGTGTTTGATCTTGCTTCCCAGGAATTTGCGACTTCGGGTCATGCTTACACCGATACAGGAAAAGCAACCGGCAACCTAGAGACTAAATACAAGGTCTGTAATTATGGACTTACCTTCACCCAGAAATGGAACACAGACAACACGCTGGGGACGGAAATCTCTCTGGAGAATAAGGTAAGGGAAATATTGAGAGTTATTCAGTTCAAGTAGGTGGATCGAATGGTGTGATAAATCGCAGTTGTAACCTGAGCCAAGATCCCACAGCCTGTGCAGGAGCTGTGTTTTTTCTCTGCCGGTGGACTTTTTGGCCTTGTCTCAGGTTTTTGCAAGATAAGGCTTTGTGATTACTTTGATCGTGTCACATTTGTGTTCTAGCCCATTCTTCTAGTCTGATGTTCTGCCAAGTCTCTCCTGTGCACGACACACCATTGTAGTAGTTTAGTTTTGTAATTGTTGCAAAATTCACCCCATGTGATGTTTGGTTTCAAGTGCCCAACTATATGGGGTACTGTATAAATAATATACAGCACAGATTGGGTTCTTAACTGTCAGATTATCTCATTGCAAAGAGACTATCAAgattattttgttgtatttcagTTCTGTTATTTTTGTGTTGTAATTTATGTTATTTACTGTAATAGGATTTGCTCTGTTTATTTCTAACCCATATTTTGGTAGTAGAACCATAATGAAGACCAGTGATGAGGGGAGAGAAATTAGGGGACATGATGGGGAGgtaatttctatttcatttagtATCTGTGTgtaatgaaattttttttgttgttaaaggtGAGGTTAGTGGAAAGTTTACAGTTGTTTTCTTGAGTAAAGACTTGGAAATTGGGGCCCGCATTGTGACTTGGCGAGTTAAGCTTCtttttgatgctggcatcctgtattggagtttcagttcaagtcctggccgctctgcccccgatccagctctctgatgatgcctctgggaaggtggtagaggatggcttaggtgcttggacccctgcgtccatgtgggagacctacatggagttcttggttggcttggcccagccctgggcattgtggctgtttgaggagtgattggtggatggaagatctctgtctctgacattctgcttttcaaatagttttttttttaatttgtttttttttttgttttttttttttttttttaagaaattgaaacttactgttaatataaaatatttgtttttcagttgGCTGAAGGGTTGAAACTGACTCTTGATACCATATTTGTACCGAACACAGGGTAATTATCTAAACcttattttctggaatgttctttgaGCCTGAAAGGATAGAGAGCATTAGAATTAGGGATTTGTGAAAGTTTAGGGCAGCGGAAGAGCTTTGGGGGATATTGGAGACCTCGTGTGGGTAGCAAAGGAGCAGGAAGAACCTCTGAGGCAGGatcaaatttctgtttttaaattgaaCTGATGAACACAACTTTATGGATGTAATCCAAGCAGGCATGGCACAGAACAAGTTTAGGAGCTAGAGTGGTCTGAGACTCTAAGCCATTTCTAAGATTAATGGAGGCTCTGCTGAGAAGTCAGTTTCTTGAGTGTGATCTCGAAGTCAGGAAATGAGGTTGTTGGGGGAATAGAGGGAGGCTGCCtaacaggtgcacacacaggtaGAGGGACTAAGTTGTAATGTTCTAAGTAGGTGCACTGACTAGAGGTCTTCAAACATATTATGTAATTAATGCATAAATAGAGCAATTCAGTGGCTCCAAATATAAAGTCATGACAGAGAGGGAAGTTACACACTATCCTAATGTAATCAGCACACATTGTATCCATTTATTGAAATTCCACACCCATAGTTCTGTACAATTACTAAatgttaaaagttttttttttttacagagttgAAGGAGGTAGAAATAACTTGATCATCATATGTTGAAAATGTGTATCAAATTATCACTTCCATAAATACGCTCAATTAAAACaattacagaggaaaaaaacagtTGTGTCCTTACCTCCAGAACATCAGAATGAGTGCCACCTGCTGCATCTCTTAGTCTGTAGATCCCCCACCTTCTTGCCCTCGGTGTCCAGCTGCAGAAGGAAGAAATAATGGTGTCGTTTCCTCTGTCCGATGTGGGTCTGCGTCATCTGTGTGACAGGGATAACGCACAGtggccttcctgctgctgcctcagtcCTCTCTGAGACAGACATTCCCCTCAAGGACTCAGCTGGACAAGGAAAAGCCTCATTAGGAAATAACTTCCAAGCGACACTCTTCTCATTGATGTGTGTTGggcattttacatttttgtggcatttaaaacatttaagtgGATTTTTAAACACAAGTCTTCagattattaatttattaaattgtatttttgtttcttcctttatgAAATTCATCATGAAATACCCTTTCAGTTGAATTTATACTGAGGAATTGAGAATAGTGTTTATTTGTAGAACTAAGGTACTTGAAACACTTTTACTGGAGGTATaccatctaccacaacaaaactTACCTTGGGGGAGAGATAGGATCTTAATTCTAGAAGTTCCTGGATAGCATAGAAACTCCTAATGTTTTCAttatattgtttttgttttttacagaaagaagagtggGAAGTTGAAGGCTTCTTATAAACGGGAATGTTTTAGTCTTGGAAGTAACGTTGATATAGATTTTTCTGGACCAACCATCTATGGCTGGGCTGTGTTGGCTTTTGAAGGTTGGCTGGCTGGCTATCAGATGAGTTTTGACACCGCCAAATCCAAACTGTCACAGAATAATTTTGCCCTGGGTTACAAGGCCGCAGATTTCCAGCTGCACACTCATGTGTGAGTTTATGTCCTTCGTTGTTTCTTGCAGGTATTAGGAGTGCTGCTACCTCGGTGTCTCAGGGCTTCGGGGAGCCCCGGCCATGGTGCAGTAGAACCAGGAGGCAGCGTGCCATgctgctcatggctcctggcctctCTGCCTTGACCCCAGAGTCTGTAGAGGAGCAGCTGGGCACACCGAGCCCGCATCGTGCTTTGCCTCCTGGCCAGGGGGCGGCAGGGGTGGCTTGGAGATGTTCCTGCTTCCTCTGGTGTTCCTCAGGAAGCAGGTTTGGGGCTCCTTGGTTGGAACCTAGCCACCTGCGCCAAGTCCTTCAGATGGCCCTGGGGCACACTTCTATAGGCTGCACTCTGTCAACTGAGTCACTAGGAGCTTGGGTGTGTTTTGTCTTGGCCTTGCTATATTGTACCGGATAGGGAACATGGTGGGGAGCTGTGTGTTTTTGAAGTGTTGTGGATTGCTTCCTGCTTAGGATGTGAAGGCCTAGTCGTCACTGAAACGGTAGTGTCAGGAAAGCCCGAGGACCGCCCGCTGCTGGCTGCTTTGGAGCAGGGAAGCAGGTGTGTCCTGGGctgggcctcctggctgctgtggggaaGCACTGAGACGGTGTTCTCAGCGAGCCTTGTGCTCCTGCAGACTTCATTGCACCCTGACGTGCCTTACGTTCAGTGAACGTGCCCGAGAGGCCTGTATGTCATAGTTACCTGAGGCCTCTGCCTTTGTGCAGAATCAAATCGCATCAAGAAATGTGGATTATGTAGGGGAGTCAAGTAAATTAATCATGTTACCACATTTTAATTAGTAAACTGCCCAACTAAGTTCCTTATTTTGGTTAGTAGTCATAAAATTTATGCAAGAAATTTGCTGAAATCTGAAGCTGCAGAATGGGACCCTTGTTTAAATCACCTTTAGAATTCATTTCCTGTCACAACAGTGGCACAGATTAGCTAATAACTTCTACTTGTGCTGTGGAAACAGAAATGATGGCACTGAATTCGGAGGCTCTATCTACCAGAAGGTCAACGAGAAGATTGAGACCTCAATAAACCTTGCGTGGACGGCTGGCAGTAACAACACCCGTTTTGGCATTGCGGCTAAATACAAGCTGGACTGTagaacttctctctctgtaagaatGAGTTACCgggttggggtgggggcgggTCTCAGAGGTTTTCTTTGAGTGGTGAATGAACACTGGTGTGTGGTTGCAGTCAGCAGTAACGTTAACACACTGACTTCTTGGGAAGTGACAAGGTGAGGTCTGAGGTGTGGGATCTGCTCCTAGCACCTCATGTAACTCTCAAGTCATTTTATCTTGGTCCTTTCCTCATTTTCTGATCTGAATTCACGGCACTGGATTACTGTTCCTGTGACTTTTGGCACTCACGGAGCTCTTATGTAGCTGATGGTATGCTCCAGACTTGCCCTGAGATGttcctcctgtctcctggtctGCGCATGGTCAGAGGTGTTAGATGAGGGTTCGGAAGCTTGGTCAGGTGACTTACCCAAGCCATGCAGTGAGCCTTGctgtcaggatttgaacccagatttGTTTCTCTGTCCCTGTAGCCGTGCTGGAACCATTGTCAGAGGTTGTACGCTGACATGAGTTCAGGGTAGTTTGGGAGAACTTGCTGGGCCCCTAAGGCATACATCCTCATCCTCAAGGTTCCCCAGTCTGCTAGTCCTGTTGACTTTTCCAAAGACTTCTTGTTTAATGTCACTCATTCTAGATTGGCCCTCTGAGGCTTGAGCCATGGAAACCTGACACCTGAAGCAGTGGATGTGCTCGACTTCTGAGAttgattattttctgtttcttttgtgtcTCTGAATCTTAGGCTAAAGTGAATAATGCCAGCCTGATTGGATTGGGTTATACTCAGACCCTTCGACCAGGTAAGTAGGGGGGTTAGAAATGGAGGGGTTAGGGTAAGATGGTAGAGGAATAATTAATTAGTCTACAGTCAGCTGTAGGTTGATTGGGACCATTTTGTAGCACTTGAATAGTTATAGACgggaagtaaaataaacaaagcacTTTCACTGAAGAAATACTTGTGGGTTTCTGACTATAATGTGGTCGCTGAGTTTGGTTGCCCACTTGTTGTTAACCCTGACCCCGAGTCAGCTGTGGTCCTGTGCTGCTCAGTGCAGACCTGGTGCTTGTAGATGACCAAGTTGTTTACCAATAGCCTCCACATGCctgtgactcctggctccagccgtgACCCAGGCCATTGCCACCATCTGTCTGCTGCTAATCCTGTGGGCAGCTGCTAAAGCTGCTCCAAGTGCCTAATGTGTCTTCTCTCTAGGAGTCAAACTGACCCTCTCCGCTTTAATCGACGGGAAGAACTTCAGCGCAGGTGGTCATAAGGTGGGCTTGGGATTTGAACTGGAAGCTTAATGTGGTTTTGAGTGAAGCATCTGATGGGTCCCTGGCGGTGAAGAGAAATGCACCCACTATGTTTTGGCCTTAACCTTCTGTGAAATTTCAAGAGTGTGAACTTTTATTCTTCCAAAGAATTGTAATCCTCCCCACACTGAAGTCTAGAAATCGGAGGGAGGTTCCCGAAGGCATGCCTGGAAGTCGCCACGTTTGTGCCACATTTCAGTTCAGTGTTAAGTTTAATGTGTTCCTCAGCAACAGTGTATTGTCACATTCAAGGAAATGACCCAGTCCTCCAGTTTGTACAGCACAACCTGCATGTCCCACACCACTTTTTCATGACCTTTTAATATTATTGTTCTCCATGCTGTAGTGGAATCTTTGGTTTTGCATCagagtaaaataaaagaaacccaTCACATTTGGAACATTATTGTTTTTCTGAGTGTTAGTTTCGGGTTTCTTGTGTCCGGTTTGGTTTGGTTGGGGAGGATATTTGGCCCGGTGGGCTTTATAAGTCTGATAGTTGGGCTATTGCTGCCCCCTTTCACATTGGGACCCCCGTGTGCCCTGAGTGTTCTGGGTCAGCTGGGCAGAAATCTGCATGTCAGTCACTTGCCTGCTGGGCTGTCACTTGCCTGTCCAACAGCACTTATCCTGGAGTCCTGCCAAGCTGCCGAGGAGGAGGTGAGGATGTGAGTGGATGAGAAGACAGGGCTGAGGACAAGGCCAGTGGGtgaagggcaggagggcaggaagggtgggctgggccatgctgggctgccACACTGGGTCTGCTGTGAGCTCCAGGGAGTGGATTGGTCTCTTAACCCAGGAGACTGATGGCCAGCAGGGAGGCTGCAGTTCTGAGGCGCAAGCTGACCAGAACCTCAGGACTCGTGGGAGTCCCAGGGCAGAACTCCTCCTGCGTATCTCTCTAATATAGGAATGATACATGTTGGTTGCAGCGTGCTCAGATGAGAAGGAAACTGAAAATTCCCATTCTGTCTTAACATAGTTTTTAGAGATTAcacaaatagatacataaaattttaaaatgcatatcttATTTTGCAGCACTctaattttttaattatctttttctctgagaccattttgtaggtatagggattctccaGTTTCCCTCggtttgcttccttccttcctgccccaccATTTTCGCCCATATTTATTACTGTAGTGTATATTACTGGCTTTTGAAAAAACTTCGGTGCAAGATGTTTACTCTTAACACCACCAacgattatctctctctcttttttagtatttattttctttgaaaggcagagttatatagagagaaacaaagagaaatcttccatctgctagtttactccctaaacagccacagtggctggagctgggtcagtccaaagccgggagccagaagctttctctggtgtcctacatgggtgcaggagcccaagcacttcaaCCATCCTTTCCAATGCTATTaggtagctggatcaaaagtggagcagacaggacttaaactggtgcccatatgggatgctaatgctgCAGGCACCCTGGTGTAGCATGGCACCAGCCTAGAGATGATTGTAATTGACAGTATCTTTTACTCAAATGTCAGGAACTGAGTAATAAGTAGACATCACCTAAGTTGGGAAATCCCTGTGGTGTCTACTATTTGTCAGTGATATTGTAAGTAGGTTGACCCACCATCATAAGCAATGAAATAAGAGGCGGTCGGGGTAATATAGGAAGGGACAGGGCTGAGCAGGCATAAGCCTGTTCTATCTTGTTGACATCTGAGGCAAGTTCACTCTGTGTGTGGCACACACAGGCCTTCCTCCTGCAGCCTGACTAAGGAGGGGCTGCCACAGTGGCCCGAGggctgctgtgccctgggctgcAGGGTACTGTGCCCCAGGAGCACAGCCATGAAACTGCGAGAGTCTGGCAGTGTGGTTTGCAGAAATGAGCTGTATGACTTGGCAGGATGTGGGGACTGTCATGGCGTAGTTGTGTGCATCCCAGAgtgggtcagggctgggggcagtgggagatggcacgCTAGGTTTTGCCAGGTTTCTGGTCTTGCCCCATTCCCGTGCTGTGTGCCTCATGCTGATGGCAGATACAGAGCCACCAGATTTAAGTGTCAGTACACTGTCCAGCTAGGACCATGGGTGGTTGAGGTCAGGTTTTTATGTGATTTGATGGGATCTTGTGGCTGGTTGGTGGTTTGAGCAGGGAGGGAGTCGGTAAGCTGTGGTAGAGAGCAAAGCACAGCTGGTCATTTGGAAGGAAATGAGCTGTGTCGCCGAGTCTGCAGCGTAGCACCAGTGCAGTGGGAGGGGCCGGGCTCGGTGGCCGGCTTGACCGGGTACTTGGTGTTGGTTCCTCACAGCCCCccgcctcctcctgcccccagct from Ochotona princeps isolate mOchPri1 chromosome 11, mOchPri1.hap1, whole genome shotgun sequence includes:
- the VDAC3 gene encoding voltage-dependent anion-selective channel protein 3 isoform X2, whose product is MEFATSGHAYTDTGKATGNLETKYKVCNYGLTFTQKWNTDNTLGTEISLENKLAEGLKLTLDTIFVPNTGKKSGKLKASYKRECFSLGSNVDIDFSGPTIYGWAVLAFEGWLAGYQMSFDTAKSKLSQNNFALGYKAADFQLHTHVNDGTEFGGSIYQKVNEKIETSINLAWTAGSNNTRFGIAAKYKLDCRTSLSAKVNNASLIGLGYTQTLRPGVKLTLSALIDGKNFSAGGHKVGLGFELEA
- the VDAC3 gene encoding voltage-dependent anion-selective channel protein 3 isoform X1 — protein: MCNTPTYCDLGKAAKDVFNKGYGFGMVKIDLRTKSCSGVEFATSGHAYTDTGKATGNLETKYKVCNYGLTFTQKWNTDNTLGTEISLENKLAEGLKLTLDTIFVPNTGKKSGKLKASYKRECFSLGSNVDIDFSGPTIYGWAVLAFEGWLAGYQMSFDTAKSKLSQNNFALGYKAADFQLHTHVNDGTEFGGSIYQKVNEKIETSINLAWTAGSNNTRFGIAAKYKLDCRTSLSAKVNNASLIGLGYTQTLRPGVKLTLSALIDGKNFSAGGHKVGLGFELEA